The genomic region ATGTAGGCTTGATGTTCTTCAGCCCTGCCCCCAAGCAGTTCTTCCCTGGTACACAGATTGATGTGGTGTGGTTTCCTGAAGGTGCCGGCGGCGACCGATTTGACGAGAAGATTTTCTCGGGGCCACTAGCAACCATGACTCGTGAAGCGTTGGCCTATATCCAGCGCAATTACCTACACGAAACAGTGATCAAACACCCGGATCGCGCTGAGGCTACTCGGGTCTGGAACTTCCCTTTCGCCGCGATTGAAGAGGCGTTGGTCAACGCCGTGTATCACCGCTCCTATGAGGTGCGCGAACCGATCGAGGTTCGTATCAGCCAGGAAGAGTTAGTGATTTTGAGTTTTCCAGGGCCAGACCGCTCGATTCGAATGGAAGACCTGCGCAAAGGCCGTGCTGTGAGCCGTCGCTACCGCAACCGGCGCATTGGCGAGTTTCTGAAAGAACTGGATCTGACCGAAGGCCGTTCAACAGGAATTCCCAAGATCCTCAAGGTCATGGCCGCCAATGGTTCACCAGCCCCACTGTTCGAAACTGACGATGACCGGACCTCTTACGTCGTACGGCTACCCGCACACCCACAGTCGCAAAACAGCGAAACAACGGAAGTCACCATGGAAGTCACCATGGAAGTCACCATGGAAGTCGCCACGGAAGTCGCGGCCTTGCTCAGCGTCGTAGATAACGACATGAGCCGGCAAGAGCTCCAAACGGCGATGGGTTTAAAGAACGCTGAGCACTTTCGCAAGGCATACATTCTTCCGGCCATCGCCGCCGGGGTACTTGAAATGACCCTACCCGAGCAACCCAAGAGCCGACTGCAACGCTATCGCTTGACGAGCAAAGGCGAGAAATGGCTGAAAAACAGTAACGCAAGGAATGCAAATTGAGTGAGTACAGCGAAGTCGAACGCCCCTTCCTGCAGCAACTCGCCGCACAAGGCTGGACGATCATCGATCAGGGTTCAGGCGTCCCGCAGGATGCGCAGATCAGCTTGCGCAACAACTTTCGCGAATGGCTACTTCCCGACGTCTTCGACCATACCGTGCGAAAAAACAACTGCGCGGAAGATGGGCAGCCATGGCTGACGGATCGGCAGTTGGAAGATCTACGTAGCCAGATCCTTAGCCAACCCAATCGCACGCTGCTGGAAGCCAACGAAACCATCCAGGCTTTGCTGTTCAAGGCACAGGTTGATGTTAATGAATTGACCGGCGAACTCGACCCGGTCGTGCGTTTGATTGACTTCAAATCACCAGAGAACAATCAGTTCCATGCCATTAACCAGTTTCGCGTAGATACTCCCGGTTGCGTCAGAGACTTCATCATTCCGGACATCGTACTGTTTGTGAATGGCATCCCGATTGGCGTCGTCGAGTGCAAAAAAGCTTCACAGACTTGCGCCAACCCGATGCAGGAAGCCTATGTGCAACTGCAGCGCTATATGCGCAAGCGCATGGATAAAGACAGCGTTGGGCTGAAAGAAGGTGAGCCTCGCCTGTTTCACTGCAACCTACTACTAATCCGCAGCAGCGGTCTGGAAGCCGACTACGGCACCATTTCCTCAGAGGCCGAACACTTTCATACTTGGAAGACGCTCTACCCACAGGATGATCGCGCTCTAAAAGGAATGAATCCGCAACAGCAGTTGATTGCCGGCATGCTCGGCCGAGCCAATATTTTGCAGATACTTCGTACCAGTTCGGTGTTCATGGACACCAGCGGTGGACACCGCGTGAAAGTGGTGTGCCGATATCAGCAATTTCGCGCAGCCAACAAAGTCCTCGAACGATTACGCCATGGAAAGACTGCGATCGAACGTAGCGGTGTCGTGTGGCACACCCAAGGTTCAGGCAAGTCGCTAACCATGGTATTTCTGGCGCGAATGCTACGCGCTAACGTTGACCTCTCAGACTACAAAATCGTATTGGTCAATGATCGGCAAGACCTTGAAGAGCAGTTAGGCAAAACAGCCACACTGATCGGAGGTCGCGTAAACGTAATCGAGAGTCGGCAGGACCTGCGCCAGCACCTGGGCACCGACAGCTCAGACATCAACATGGTGATGGTGCACAAGTTTCAGGAGCAGAAACAGACACTCAGCAATACCGTGGCCGAGGCGTTGGGAACTTACCAAGCCATGCCTTCGGGTAAGTTGTTTGGGGTTGTGAACTCCTCAGAGCGCATCATCCTGATGATCGATGAGGCACATCGCACTCAAGGCTCAGATCTGGGCGACAACCTGTTCGGAGCCTTCCCACACGCAACCCGTGTAGCATTCACGGGCACACCGCTGCTGACCGAACGGCACGGAGAAAAGAAAACCCACAAGCGCTTTGGTGAATACATCGACACCTATCGGCTGATGGATGCAGTCAACGACGGCGCCACCCTACAGATACTCTATGAGGGTAAGACAGCCGACAGTGCACTGAATGAGAAACACGCATTTGATCAGGCCTTCGAGGACCTGTTCCGTGACCGTAGTGAAGAAGAACTGCAAGCGATCAAGAAAAAGTACGGCGCCACCGGTGACATTCTGGAGGCTGAAAATCGCATCAATGCAATTTCTCGCGATCTGGTAAATCACTACATCGAGAACATCTTGCCCAATGGGTTCAAAGCTCAGGTGGTGTGCCACTCCAAACTGGCCTGTGTGCGTTACCAAAAAGGGATTGAGTCGGCGCTTGCCGAGTGCATTGAACAAGAGCAAATCAAAGCTGAGCCCGACAATGACTTGATCAAGCGGCTGCGGTTTCTGAAGACTGCAGTGGTGATCTCTTCAGACGGTACCAATGAGGCGGCCTATATCACGCAAGCTCGTAAACAAGGCGCGAGGATGAAAGCGGTCGAAAATTTCTGCCTCGGGTTCAACTTCGACGATCCGGAAAAGGCAAACACCGGCATCGCGTTCCTGATTGTCTGCGACATGTTGCTGACAGGTTTCGATGCGCCGATTGAACAAGTGATGTACATCGACAAGAGATTGCGCGAGCACACGCTGCTACAGGCAATTGCGCGTACCAATCGAGTAAAAAAAGGCAAGCAACGTGGCTATATCGTCGACTACATCGGCCTCGCCAACCATCTGACTGACGCGCTTTCGCTTTACGCTGCAAATGATGAAATACAAGAGCTGCATGACGGAATGCAAAACATTACGTCTGAGCTGCCTGTACTGGAGGAGCGGTATCAACGCCTGCTACAGCATTTCGTGGCTTTGGGGGTGAAAAACATCAAGGCTTTCGTGACCGGCACGCTGCCTAATCTGAATGCAGACGCTGCCGTGGTGCATGAGGCTGTAAAAGCATTGAAGGATGAGAAACAACGCGCGGACTTCGAGGTTTATCTCAAGAAATTCCTGATGAGCATGGACATCATCCTGCCTCACGCCTCAGCACAGCCTTATCGTATCCCTGCAAAACGCTTTGGTTACATTCTGCAAATCACCAAGGAGCGCTACAAAGACACCAGCCTTGACTTAGGTGATGCGGGTGCCAAGGTAAAAGAGCTGATCAACGAGCACCTGATTAGCCTGGGCATCAATCCCAAGATTGAGCCAGTAGAGCTTTTATCCGAGGATTTTCTGGAGAAACTGGCAGCGCACGCAGGCAATAACAACGAGGCAAAAGCCAGTGAAATGGAACATGCCATCCGTAAGCATTGCACCGTCCATCACGACGAGGACCCCGCCTTCTACAAGAGCCTGTCAGAAAAAGTCGATGCACTGATCGAGCAACATGAAGACGAGTGGGATCTGTTGGTCAAAAAACTCACGGAACTCAGAAGCGCAGCCATCGTTGGTCGAGAAAAAGGCGAAGAGGGCATGAGCAAAGAAGTCACCACTTTCTATGAGCACATCGTTCAAATCGGTTTCAACGGCGGAACAGTTGCCGAGGCTGACAAACCTAAATTCAAGGCATTGATGGGAACGACCGTAGGCATCCTTCAGGAAACCATCGCCAGCATCGATTTTTGGCAAAACCCGGACAAGCAAAAGCGCGTTCGCGGCCTGATCAAGACTGAAATAACTAAAGCCGGAATCGAAGAACTCAAACTGAATCGCGAACGCGTGGCGATTGAAATCATGAAGCTGGCAAAAAATCGCCATAACGCATTGATCCGGTCAATACCTACTGCAGAGGTGTAAATGCAATTCCGTCAGGTTCAAGACATCGAGTATCAGTTGCTACCCGGCTCGGAACGCCGAACGACCGATATCGTGATTGAGCGCGATGGCTTGATCACGGTACGCCCGCCCAAGGAGATGTCTGCCGAGCAGGTGGATGAGACTGTTTTCAGCAAGCGGATGTGGATATATCGCAACCTGGCACAATGGCGCGACCTCAATGCAACCCGTGTATCGCGTGAATGGGTAAGCGGAGAGTCGTTTCTTTACCTCGGCTCCAGCTATCGCCTGCAATTGGTTCAGGAACAAGATGAGCCACTTAAACTGAAAGACGGTAGGTTTTGTCTGTTGCGCACCATAGTAGATACCGGTGGAGATGAAGCAGCGCAAAGAATTTTCGAGGCGTTCTATAAGGAAAAAGGTCTCGCAAGAATCAGCAAGCGAGTAGCGTACTTCGCCAATAAAGTGGGGGTAAAACCTAGCGACGTCCATATTAAGGAGCTCGGCTATCGCTGGGCATCATGCCTGAAAAACGGCACGCTCCATTTTCACTGGAAATGCCTCATGGCTCCGTTGACGATCATCGACTACATAGTGGTTCACGAGCTGTGTCACTTACATCATCGAGATCACTCAGACGCGTTCTGGAATGAGGTCGACAAGGTGTTGCCGGATTACCGGGATAGAAAGGAATGGTTGCGAATGCGAGGAGCAGAGCTGGACCTGTAGCCCCTGCGCTTATACCCGCTCCCACAAAACCTCCGCGCTCGCGTAAACTTGCGCGCTTCTCGCAGCCCGCTAGGCTGCAATCTATATTTTTCAAAGGTGCCCGCCATGCCTTGGCTGCAAGTCCGTCTCGCCATCAGCCCAGAACAAGCCGAAACCTACGAAGACGCTTTCCTTGAAGTGGGCGCCGTGTCGGTGACCTTCATGGACGCCGAAGATCAGCCAATCTTCGAACCGGAACTCAACACCACGCCACTGTGGTCGCACACGCACCTGCTGGCCCTGTTCGAAGGCGGCACCGACGCGGCCAGTGTGCTGGCCCACCTCGAGTTGCTGACCGGGAGCCCGCTGCCCGAGCATCACAGCGAAGTGATCGAAGACCAGGACTGGGAACGCAGCTGGATGGACAACTTCCAGCCAATGCGCTTCGGCCAGCGCCTGTGGATTGTCCCGAGCTGGCACGCCGCCCCCGAGCCGGACGCGGTGAACCTGCTGCTGGATCCGGGCCTGGCGTTCGGCACCGGCACTCACCCGACCACCGCACTGTGCCTGGAATGGCTCGACGGCCAGGACCTGAAAGACTGCAACGTGCTGGATTTCGGCTGCGGCTCGGGGATTCTGGCGATTGCCGCCCTACTACTGGGCGCCAAGCAAGCCGTCGGTACCGATATCGACGTGCAAGCCCTGGAGGCCTCCCGCGACAATGCCGGACGCAACAACATCGCCGAAGAGCTGTTCCCGCTCTATCTGCCGGAAGATTTGCCGCAGGTTCAAGCCGACGTGCTGGTGGCCAACATTCTTGCCGGCCCGCTGGTTTCCCTCGCTCCGCAACTGTCCAGCCTGGTCAAGCCAGGTGGTCGCCTGGCGCTGTCGGGCATCCTTGCCGAACAAGGTGAAGAAGTCGCCGCCGCCTACGCTCGCGATTTCGATCTGGACCCAATCGCCAATCGCGACGGCTGGGTACGCATCACTGGCCGTCGGCGCTAGAATGAGCGCCTGCATAAACCGGATTGCCGCATGACCGATAGCTTCGTCACCCAGTGCCCGCATTGCCAAACCAGCTTCCGCGTCAGCCATGCACAGTTGAGCGTGGCCCGTGGGGTGGTTCGTTGCGGCTCGTGCTTGCAGGTGTTCAACGCCGCCAGGCAGCTGCTTGAGCAGCGTGCCGGCAAGGAAGCGGTAAAACCGGTTGCATCGGCGCCCGTAGAACCGCCGGTACAGCGGGCCATCAGCCAAAAGCAATGGACCGCTGCCGAAATGGATCTGGACAGCCTGGACCTGGACGAAGAACTCGCCCGGCTCGAACAGCGGGAAATCCAGCCGACGACGGAATTCGGTCGCCCCCGCGAAGACAGCCTCAGCGCTCGCCGCGACAGTGCCGAGCACGACGAACCCCCTTGGTCCGACAGCCTTTTTAGTGAATCGGCCGCCGATCGCGCACAAATCGCCGACGTGCAGACGCCAGAACCGATGATCGAACCGACGATCGAGCCAAGCAAACACTCGCGCACCGAGCCTTCGCTGTCCATGGAGCCCATGCCACTGGACGATGAGCCCGAGATACAGCAGCTGCGCCTGCACGACCCGCTCGACGCCCCGATCCCTTTTGGCAGCCTGTCGGCGAAAACCGATGACGATGAGATCGACGATGACCTGCCTTCGGTCGAGCCTCTGCGCCAGCGCCGTGAACGCAGCGAACCGGCCCTGCGCGCTGAAGTGCTGCAGGACCTGACCGACGACCCGTTGCAACTGGATTGGCAAAGACGTCGCTCCCCCTGGGGTCGGCGCTTTTTCTGGTTGCTGCTGATCCTGCTCGGCGCCGCCGGCCTCGTCGGCCAATACGTCGCCTACCACTTCGACGAACTGGCGCGCCAGGACCAGTACCGTCCGTGGTTCCAGCAACTGTGCCCGCACATCGGCTGCACAGTGCCGTCCAAGGTCGACATCGCGAAAGTCAAAAGCAGCAATCTGGTGGTCCGCAGCCACCCGGACTTCAACGGTGCGCTGGTGGTCGACGCCATCATTTACAATCGTGCACCCTTCTCCCAGCCGTTCCCGCTGCTGGAGCTGCGCTTTGCCGACCTCAACGGCCACCTGATCGCCAGCCGTCGCTTCAAGCCCGGCGAATACCTCAACGGCGATCTCGAAGGCCTGGCGGAAATGCCGCCGCAAACGCCGATCCACATCGCGCTGGACATTCTCGACCCAGGCCCCAAAGCGGTGAACTACAGCCTGAGCTTCCATTCGCCGGAGTGAAACCCTCAAGCGTTGCAGGCTTGACGGCAGTTTCCTGACTCAGGCCGCTCAAACCAAACCTCTGGCGATAACGAATTAGCTGTTCAGATTTTGTTCAATTCAGCCTTTATCCAGTCATCGAGAGCGGGTATCATGCCAACCCTTTTTCGAACTCTCATGATCCGGCCCCACAACAGGGAAGTCCTATGTCGGCGGTACGCATCGGTCCATATACATTGCACAACGGCTTGATCCTCGCCCCCATGGCGGGTGTCACCGACCAGCCCTTTCGTCAGCTGTGCAAACGATTGGGCGCAGGACTTGTAGTCTCGGAAATGGTCACCAGCGACATGAGCTTGTGGAACACCCGCAAATCGCGGATGCGCATGATCCATGAAGGCGATCCCGAGCCCTGCTCGGTACAGATCGCCGGCGGAGATGCGCAGATGCTGGCGGATGCGGCCCGGGCCAACGTCGAACTGGGTGCACAGATTATTGACATCAACATGGGCTGTCCGGCGAAGAAGGTCTGTAACAAGGCCGCCGGTTCCGCACTGTTGAAGGATGAAGCATTGGTGACCGAGATCCTTCAGGCCGTGGTGGCGGCAGTCGATGTGCCGGTCACCCTGAAGATCCGCACCGGCTGGGACCGGGCGAACAAGAACGGTCTGACGGTGGCGAAGATCGCCGAACAGGCAGGCATTACGGCGTTGGCGGTGCATGGCCGCACCCGTGCCGACCTGTACACCGGCGAAGCTGAGTACGACACCATTGCCGCGATCAAGCAGGCGGTGTCGATTCCGGTCTTCGCCAATGGCGATATCGATTCGCCCGAGAAAGCCCGGTACGTGCTCGACGCGACGGGTGCCGATGGCCTGTTGGTGGGCCGGGCTGCCCAGGGGCAGCCATGGATTTTTCGTGAAATCGACCATTATCTGCGTACCGGTGAAAAACTCCCGGCACCGGAACTGATCGAGGTGGAATGTATTCTGCTTGAGCATCTGGCCGCGCTGCATGCCTTCTATGGCGACGTCATGGGCGTGCGCATAGCTCGCAAGCATGTGGGCTGGTATCTCGCAACCTTGCCGGGCGCCAGGGAGTTTCGCGCCCACTTCAATCGTTTGGAAGATACGGAAGCACAATGCGCCTACGTTCGGGGCTTCTTCGCCGAGCGTTACAAGAGCCTGATAGGGGACGGAGAAGGGGTGGCCGCATGACGATGATGACCGAGACTTTAGTGAGTGGAACAACACCCGTGAGCGACAACGTGAATTTGAAACAGCACCTCAATACACCGAGCGAAGAAGGTCAGACCCTTCGCGGGAGTGTCGAGAAGGCGCTGCACAATTATTTCGCCCACCTTGAGGGCGCTGCCGTCACGGATGTGTACAACCTGGTGCTCTCCGAAGTCGAGGCTCCCCTGCTCGAATGCGTGATGAACTACGTCAAGGGCAACCAGACCAAGGCCAGTGAGCTGCTCGGGCTGAACCGGGGCACCCTGCGCAAGAAACTCAAGCAGTACGATTTGCTGTAAGCATTCAATCAAACCAGAAAGGCGCCCGCGTAAAACCGGCCGCCTTTTTTGCTGACTCCTTTGCTTTTGATGGAAATTGAGATGACCGACCAGACCACCCGCCTGCCGATCCGCCGCGCCTTGATCAGCGTTTCCGACAAGACCGGGATCCTTGAATTCGCCAAAGAGCTCGAAGCCCTGGGCGTAGAGATCCTCTCCACCGGCGGGACGTTCAAGCTGCTGCGCGACAACGGCGTTGCCGCAGTGGAAGTCGCGGACTACACCGGTTTCGCAGAAATGATGGACGGCCGGGTGAAAACCCTGCACCCGAAAATCCACGGCGGGATCCTCGGTCGTCGCGGTATCGACGACGCCATCATGAACGAACACGGCATCAAACCGATCGATCTGGTAGCGGTCAACCTGTACCCGTTCGAAGCCACCATCAACAAGCCAGGCTGCGACCTGCCGACCGCCATCGAGAACATCGATATCGGCGGCCCGACCATGGTTCGTTCGGCGGCAAAAAACCACAAAGACGTGGCCATCGTGGTGAATGCCAGCGATTACGCCAACGTTCTGGAAAGCCTCAAGGCCGGCGGCCTGACCTACGCTCAGCGTTTCGACCTGATGCTCAAGGCCTTCGAACACACCGCCGCCTACGACGGCATGATCGCCAACTACATGGGCACCGTGAACCAGGCGGCTGAAACCCTCTCGACCTCCGGCCGCAGCGAATTCCCGCGCACCTTCAACAGCCAGTTCATCAAGGCCCAGGAAATGCGCTACGGCGAGAACCCGCACCAGAGCGCAGCGTTCTACGTTGAAGCCAAACCTGCCGAAGTCGGTATCGCCACCGCGACCCAACTGCAGGGCAAAGAGCTGTCGTACAACAACGTGGCCGACACCGACGCCGCACTGGAATGCGTGAAGAGCTTCGTCAAACCGGCCTGCGTGATCGTCAAGCACGCCAACCCGTGCGGCGTGGCCGTGAGCCCGGACGCCGAAGGCGGCATCCGTCAGGCCTACGAACTGGCCTACGCTACCGACACCGAGTCGGCGTTCGGCGGCATCATCGCGTTCAACCGCGAGCTGGATGCTGAAACCGCCAAGGCTATCGTCGAACGTCAGTTCGTCGAAGTGATCATCGCCCCATCCGTCAGCGCAGAAGCTCGCGCCATCGTGGCAGCCAAAGCCAACGTACGCCTGCTGGCCTGCGGCGAGTGGTCGGCTGACCGCGTTCCGGCCTGGGACTACAAACGCGTTAACGGCGGTTTGCTGGTACAGAGCCGCGACATCGGCATGATCAGCAGCGAAGACCTGAAAGTGGTGACCAAGCGCGCCCCGACCGAGCAGGAAATCAACGACCTGATCTTTGCCTGGAAAGTCGCCAAGTACGTCAAGTCCAACGCCATCGTCTACGCCAAGAACCGTCAGACCATCGGTGTCGGCGCCGGCCAGATGAGCCGCGTGAACTCGGCGCGCATCGCCGCGATCAAGGCTGAACACGCAGGCTTGCAGGTGCAGGGCGCTGTCATGGCGTCGGATGCCTTCTTCCCGTTCCGCGACGGTATCGACAACGCGGCCAAGGTTGGTATCACTGCGGTGATCCAGCCAGGCGGCTCGATGCGTGATGCTGAAGTGATTGCTGCGGCCGACGAAGCCGGCATCGCGATGGTCTTTACGGGCATGCGGCACTTCCG from Pseudomonas sp. GGS8 harbors:
- the dusB gene encoding tRNA dihydrouridine synthase DusB, which gives rise to MSAVRIGPYTLHNGLILAPMAGVTDQPFRQLCKRLGAGLVVSEMVTSDMSLWNTRKSRMRMIHEGDPEPCSVQIAGGDAQMLADAARANVELGAQIIDINMGCPAKKVCNKAAGSALLKDEALVTEILQAVVAAVDVPVTLKIRTGWDRANKNGLTVAKIAEQAGITALAVHGRTRADLYTGEAEYDTIAAIKQAVSIPVFANGDIDSPEKARYVLDATGADGLLVGRAAQGQPWIFREIDHYLRTGEKLPAPELIEVECILLEHLAALHAFYGDVMGVRIARKHVGWYLATLPGAREFRAHFNRLEDTEAQCAYVRGFFAERYKSLIGDGEGVAA
- the prmA gene encoding 50S ribosomal protein L11 methyltransferase, translating into MPWLQVRLAISPEQAETYEDAFLEVGAVSVTFMDAEDQPIFEPELNTTPLWSHTHLLALFEGGTDAASVLAHLELLTGSPLPEHHSEVIEDQDWERSWMDNFQPMRFGQRLWIVPSWHAAPEPDAVNLLLDPGLAFGTGTHPTTALCLEWLDGQDLKDCNVLDFGCGSGILAIAALLLGAKQAVGTDIDVQALEASRDNAGRNNIAEELFPLYLPEDLPQVQADVLVANILAGPLVSLAPQLSSLVKPGGRLALSGILAEQGEEVAAAYARDFDLDPIANRDGWVRITGRRR
- the fis gene encoding DNA-binding transcriptional regulator Fis; amino-acid sequence: MTMMTETLVSGTTPVSDNVNLKQHLNTPSEEGQTLRGSVEKALHNYFAHLEGAAVTDVYNLVLSEVEAPLLECVMNYVKGNQTKASELLGLNRGTLRKKLKQYDLL
- a CDS encoding Fic family protein, giving the protein MPEKLPINLNDLLRQRTVEGERIEYKTGWNPDPIIRTLCAFANDFENLGGGYVVIGQDCDTNGQPIFPPVGLADNILDKIQLELLAACQSIQPAYFPVLSVEEVEGRKLIVLWAPGGQNRPYKAPAAITAKHRSLHYYIRRYSSTVEAKGETEQELLSLAAKVPFDDRFHLGARVENLSKPLMQSFLEEVGSALADDADNLSIEDLGRQMNVVGGPPESPWPKNVGLMFFSPAPKQFFPGTQIDVVWFPEGAGGDRFDEKIFSGPLATMTREALAYIQRNYLHETVIKHPDRAEATRVWNFPFAAIEEALVNAVYHRSYEVREPIEVRISQEELVILSFPGPDRSIRMEDLRKGRAVSRRYRNRRIGEFLKELDLTEGRSTGIPKILKVMAANGSPAPLFETDDDRTSYVVRLPAHPQSQNSETTEVTMEVTMEVTMEVATEVAALLSVVDNDMSRQELQTAMGLKNAEHFRKAYILPAIAAGVLEMTLPEQPKSRLQRYRLTSKGEKWLKNSNARNAN
- a CDS encoding type I restriction endonuclease subunit R, whose protein sequence is MSEYSEVERPFLQQLAAQGWTIIDQGSGVPQDAQISLRNNFREWLLPDVFDHTVRKNNCAEDGQPWLTDRQLEDLRSQILSQPNRTLLEANETIQALLFKAQVDVNELTGELDPVVRLIDFKSPENNQFHAINQFRVDTPGCVRDFIIPDIVLFVNGIPIGVVECKKASQTCANPMQEAYVQLQRYMRKRMDKDSVGLKEGEPRLFHCNLLLIRSSGLEADYGTISSEAEHFHTWKTLYPQDDRALKGMNPQQQLIAGMLGRANILQILRTSSVFMDTSGGHRVKVVCRYQQFRAANKVLERLRHGKTAIERSGVVWHTQGSGKSLTMVFLARMLRANVDLSDYKIVLVNDRQDLEEQLGKTATLIGGRVNVIESRQDLRQHLGTDSSDINMVMVHKFQEQKQTLSNTVAEALGTYQAMPSGKLFGVVNSSERIILMIDEAHRTQGSDLGDNLFGAFPHATRVAFTGTPLLTERHGEKKTHKRFGEYIDTYRLMDAVNDGATLQILYEGKTADSALNEKHAFDQAFEDLFRDRSEEELQAIKKKYGATGDILEAENRINAISRDLVNHYIENILPNGFKAQVVCHSKLACVRYQKGIESALAECIEQEQIKAEPDNDLIKRLRFLKTAVVISSDGTNEAAYITQARKQGARMKAVENFCLGFNFDDPEKANTGIAFLIVCDMLLTGFDAPIEQVMYIDKRLREHTLLQAIARTNRVKKGKQRGYIVDYIGLANHLTDALSLYAANDEIQELHDGMQNITSELPVLEERYQRLLQHFVALGVKNIKAFVTGTLPNLNADAAVVHEAVKALKDEKQRADFEVYLKKFLMSMDIILPHASAQPYRIPAKRFGYILQITKERYKDTSLDLGDAGAKVKELINEHLISLGINPKIEPVELLSEDFLEKLAAHAGNNNEAKASEMEHAIRKHCTVHHDEDPAFYKSLSEKVDALIEQHEDEWDLLVKKLTELRSAAIVGREKGEEGMSKEVTTFYEHIVQIGFNGGTVAEADKPKFKALMGTTVGILQETIASIDFWQNPDKQKRVRGLIKTEITKAGIEELKLNRERVAIEIMKLAKNRHNALIRSIPTAEV
- a CDS encoding M48 family metallopeptidase; protein product: MQFRQVQDIEYQLLPGSERRTTDIVIERDGLITVRPPKEMSAEQVDETVFSKRMWIYRNLAQWRDLNATRVSREWVSGESFLYLGSSYRLQLVQEQDEPLKLKDGRFCLLRTIVDTGGDEAAQRIFEAFYKEKGLARISKRVAYFANKVGVKPSDVHIKELGYRWASCLKNGTLHFHWKCLMAPLTIIDYIVVHELCHLHHRDHSDAFWNEVDKVLPDYRDRKEWLRMRGAELDL
- the purH gene encoding bifunctional phosphoribosylaminoimidazolecarboxamide formyltransferase/IMP cyclohydrolase produces the protein MTDQTTRLPIRRALISVSDKTGILEFAKELEALGVEILSTGGTFKLLRDNGVAAVEVADYTGFAEMMDGRVKTLHPKIHGGILGRRGIDDAIMNEHGIKPIDLVAVNLYPFEATINKPGCDLPTAIENIDIGGPTMVRSAAKNHKDVAIVVNASDYANVLESLKAGGLTYAQRFDLMLKAFEHTAAYDGMIANYMGTVNQAAETLSTSGRSEFPRTFNSQFIKAQEMRYGENPHQSAAFYVEAKPAEVGIATATQLQGKELSYNNVADTDAALECVKSFVKPACVIVKHANPCGVAVSPDAEGGIRQAYELAYATDTESAFGGIIAFNRELDAETAKAIVERQFVEVIIAPSVSAEARAIVAAKANVRLLACGEWSADRVPAWDYKRVNGGLLVQSRDIGMISSEDLKVVTKRAPTEQEINDLIFAWKVAKYVKSNAIVYAKNRQTIGVGAGQMSRVNSARIAAIKAEHAGLQVQGAVMASDAFFPFRDGIDNAAKVGITAVIQPGGSMRDAEVIAAADEAGIAMVFTGMRHFRH
- a CDS encoding DUF3426 domain-containing protein, whose amino-acid sequence is MTDSFVTQCPHCQTSFRVSHAQLSVARGVVRCGSCLQVFNAARQLLEQRAGKEAVKPVASAPVEPPVQRAISQKQWTAAEMDLDSLDLDEELARLEQREIQPTTEFGRPREDSLSARRDSAEHDEPPWSDSLFSESAADRAQIADVQTPEPMIEPTIEPSKHSRTEPSLSMEPMPLDDEPEIQQLRLHDPLDAPIPFGSLSAKTDDDEIDDDLPSVEPLRQRRERSEPALRAEVLQDLTDDPLQLDWQRRRSPWGRRFFWLLLILLGAAGLVGQYVAYHFDELARQDQYRPWFQQLCPHIGCTVPSKVDIAKVKSSNLVVRSHPDFNGALVVDAIIYNRAPFSQPFPLLELRFADLNGHLIASRRFKPGEYLNGDLEGLAEMPPQTPIHIALDILDPGPKAVNYSLSFHSPE